A single window of Cataglyphis hispanica isolate Lineage 1 chromosome 2, ULB_Chis1_1.0, whole genome shotgun sequence DNA harbors:
- the LOC126859184 gene encoding clavesin-2-like produces the protein MSEYCEYMWCDPARGHNSVALARSIYEEGGRFDKRDKKLAIKTVRAILRQMPDVDMECCTDEYITRFLLARKYRTEQAAALIAAYQAQVTHRQDIFGNLTARDPALQRALRAAIPGVLPARDRKGRCVLVILASQWDPIAVPALSVQRAIFLVLEILIQDPRNQQSGFVIVVDWSGFSLRQGSALGAAALRNLIAALRGRFPARFKAIHFLSAPLYVQATLALVKPFLDEKTRNKIYLHGNNLSTLHEHLPTDILPAELGGTGPAFSPGLWAEPVIHLAMKEAEVAAAAKNKKEQLADQSTRLQKPINESKTTNGNHLRSDGSTVLTSTDKTFLNNLRKLSLEKAQIDVELNVINKRSDEQRKTTELAMKNYANSAEERSELKRDCNGDERHDFDERTDQFRNDLVFLDAEINSNEFEMIPDRSGSESSKDNLLDNRLEGKALIITGNSETASEKTNLIT, from the exons atgtccGAGTACTGCGAATATATGTGGTGTGATCCCGCACGTGGTCACAATAGCGTCGCCTTGGCACGTAGCATTTACGAGGAGGGGGGCAGGTTCGATAAGCGTGACAAGAAGCTAGCCATTAAGACTGTCAGAGCTATACTTCGGCAGATGCCGGATGTAG ACATGGAGTGTTGTACGGACGAATATATTACGCGCTTCCTGCTGGCCCGGAAGTATCGTACCGAGCAGGCGGCGGCGCTGATAGCCGCTTATCAAGCGCAAGTAACGCATCGCCAGGATATCTTCGGCAACCTCACCGCTCGGGATCCCGCCTTGCAACGCGCGCTTCGCGCGGCTATACCAGGTGTTCTGCCCGCACGAGATAG GAAAGGCAGATGCGTGCTGGTTATTTTAGCATCGCAATGGGATCCTATAGCTGTGCCCGCATTATCTGTTCAACGAGCTATCTTCTTAGTTCTGGAAATACTTATTCAGGATCCTCGAAATCAG caatcTGGTTTCGTTATTGTGGTGGACTGGAGCGGATTCTCGTTACGGCAGGGTAGCGCGCTGGGCGCAGCGGCTTTGCGAAACCTAATAGCTGCTCTACGTGGGCGATTTCCTGCCCGATTCAAAGCGATACACTTCCTTTCGGCGCCCCTGTACGTCCAGGCGACTCTGGCTCTGGTGAAGCCATTTCTGGATGAGAAGACGCGAAATAAG ATCTATCTGCACGGCAACAATCTCAGCACGCTCCATGAGCATCTGCCAACGGACATCTTGCCGGCGGAGCTCGGTGGAACGGGACCAGCTTTCAGCCCGGGATTATGGGCCGAGCCGGTCATCCACTTGGCGATGAAAGAAGCCGaggtcgccgccgccgctaaaaataaaaaagagcaaCTCGCCGACCAGAGTACGCGCCTACAAAAACCGATCAATGAATCGAAAACCACAAACGGAAACCATTTGAGGAGCGACGGCTCGACCGTCTTGACAAGTACGGATAAAACGTTCTTGAACAATCTCAGGAAGCTTTCTCTCGAAAAGGCGCAAATAGATGTAGAACTAAACGTGATAAATAAGCGATCGGACGAACAAAGAAAAACGACGGAGCTTGCAATGAAAAACTACGCGAATAGTGCTGAAGAACGATCGGAACTCAAACGAGACTGTAACGGAGACGAGAGACATGATTTCGATGAGAGAACGGATCAGTTCAGGAATGACCTGGTGTTTCTTGACGCGGAAATCAACTCGAACGAGTTTGAAATGATTCCCGACAGATCGGGCAGCGAAAGCAGCAAGGATAATTTATTGGATAATAGATTAGAAGGGAAAGCCCTCATCATCACTGGAAACAGCGAGACAGCGTCGGAAAAAACAAATCTCATAACATAA